DNA from Macadamia integrifolia cultivar HAES 741 chromosome 12, SCU_Mint_v3, whole genome shotgun sequence:
CCGGTTTAATCATGTTGAGCTCTTCGTTGAGGTCAGAAAATGCATGTATGGCCAAATGTCTTGTTTACCCTTAATCCGGTCAAATATTCAACAGATGGCTAGTTTGAAAATGCACACCCTTTGAGAGAGGTCAAAAAATGCCTTAGATGGTCACGTCTCATATTTATCCTTGTTGAGGTTGTTAGATTCCTTGGATGACCAATAATACCAAATCACCTTTTTATTGAGGTCATAAGATAACTCGGATGGCCAGTTTGATGAAAACACCATTTCTTGAACCTAGAAGATGCCCATGATGGTCAAATGAATAATTTTCCCTTGTTGAGCACAAGAGATATCCTGGATGGCCAGTTTGACCTAAACTCCCTTTTTTAAGGTTAGAAGATGCCTTGGAAGTTGAAGCAACCGGTTAAAAGATTTCTGGATGGCCAATTTTACCAagaaaccattttctaaaatcAGAAGATACCTTAAATGGCCAGTTTGACCAAAACACAGTTTGTGAGATCAAAAGATGCCCTCAATGGCCAAATAACAAAATTACCCTCGTAGTGGCGAAGAGATGTCCTAGATGGCCTATTCGACTAGAGCATCGTTTGATGAGTTCAGAAGATGCCCTCAATAGCCAAATGACTACCCTTATAGTGGCAAGGAGATGCTCTGGATGGCCGATTGACAAAAATACCTCTTACTTAGGTCAAAAGATGCCCTGGGTGGCAAAGTGACCAATTTTCCCTAATTGAGTTCTAGAGATGCCTGGCTGGCCAACTTAACCAAAATACACTTTGCAAAGATCAAAAGATGCCATGGGATGGCCAAGTGACTGATATATCCTTGTTTAGCTCAAGAAATGTTGAGGATAGCCAATTAATCGATATACCCTTGTTGAGCTTAAGAGAAACCCTGTTTGACCTAAACTCCTTTTCCTGAGGTTAGAAGAAGCCTTGGATGAAGAAGTGACAAATTTAGCCTTCATGAGATTAAAAGATTCCCTGAAAGGCCAATTTTACCAAAATAACTTTTGCTAATGTCAGAAGATTCTTTGGATGGCCAGTTGGTGCAAAACACCATTTAGTGAGTTCAAAAGAAGCCCTATATGGCCAAATGAGCAATTTACCCTTATTGTGATCAGGAGATTCTTAGGATCATCGATTTGACCAATATAACTTCTGCGTAGATCAAAAGATGCACTAAATTGCAAAATGATAAATTTATCATTGTTTAGGTCTGGAGATGttgtatacttttttttttttttggtcacaTAATATGAAACGTACCACACCGGTAAAGGCTGCATTACGTAGGTTATTCCATGGTTATGattcctctttattttctttacttttcaatATTGTTATTGTTGCTTTTGTTTGCTTCTTGTACTGAGATATTGCTGTGGTGGAGACTTGGTCGGGGTAGGACATGGTtggttcaggttcaggttcaggttcagTTTCAAGGTATCTGATCCTGGATCGGTCACCCAATAAATCGATATAGAATTTGATATGGATTTACATATCGGCACAgtccttgatttttctttagaaacgaaaaaaatcatttttttaacctttttacCCTTGGTCTGTACCGATACACTGAATGGATCGACCAAGAATCAGTATATAATGATACTGATCACCAATCCGAAagcaatacctaaaaccatgggctaggagaatccaaaaattattaaaagggGAAAAGCTCTGAGAGTTGCGGGGGCAGGTACACTAGCACTTCTgggtctctctttctccctcacatgaaatgacttctTGGAGCTCCATTTTAAGGTAGCCCATGTATACAGCTTGGTTCTAAAATTCCTATGAAAATTAGGGTCTCAGAGACTCAGACTTCTAAAtagaatagtttttttttttttttttctccaatgctagtcTGATTGTGGTTCAATTACCGGTATTCATAAAACCTTAAAATCTAAGTAgaaactaggaatcagttagGATGTTGGGTTTGGTTCTTGTTTAACCTGATCTGTGTTGGATTGGGGTGGTCATTATTAATGCTTGAACCACACTGTACACAATGCACAGATATTGGATTGATATTTGATAAAAggcaaataaaatttttatttaaaagtcTATAGACCCTAATTTTTTCCTGTAACTAGTAGCTAATGCATTTTCTTTTCACATATGCAGGTTAGCCAATTTCGGGTACTGAACAGTATGAAATGCATACTCCTACACTGTACCCATGTAAGAGAACCTCCCATGACTTTATACAAAATATTACTTAGGAAAATGATAGTACTCTTATTTTTCTACAGAATATGGGGTTGTATTGGTAATCACCTGCAAAAATCACTGAAGAATCTGAGAATAAAGGTGATTCTCATATTGGATTCAAGAACAGAGAGCAGCAGAATCTACTCAAACATGATGCTTACCAGCTGATTCTAATTCCAGGTTCAATCTAGAATTAGAATCCCATAAGAATGTGACCCAAAAATGTAGCATGATCCAATGAAGATAgaaccttcttttctttttcctcctttcaCTATCTCTATCATGTAAGCAGTGGTGGCAATGACTATTAAGTAAATGAGGAACAGAGGAAGCACCAGCATTGTCCTAATCAATATGGACTTCAGCTTATAGATGAACTAATCAGTATCAGTTTACCTTTGACTACACTCCTAGCCTATGGACTGGAATTAAACTCTTTTAGAAGCCCAACTCTCAAGAGCATGAATTCGaggatagagaacttatcaaagaaaaaagaaattcgaagattgagagagagagagcactaaACCCAGTGGAATGATTGCAGAACCAAGCTCTTGCTCGACTTGAAACATATCCCACTTGTTGATCATTAGCACATTCCTCTAATATCCTTTGTACCCAAAAGGACAATGGATCCCATGTGCCCACGTTCGTATAGGGCAAGGAGCCACCCTCAGTCATTTGTGAGGTTAGCAAAACCTTTTGGATGTCAACCAACAAAACTTCTGGACTTCCACCATAAATATGTAATGGGAACTAAACAATCAGCTTGAATGGTAAAAATAATCAGAAACTTGTATACATGGGGCATGTATAGGAGTCACAACAACAGGAGGTCATATATAGGAGTATCTTATACTTGGTCCGAGACTAAGTTTCACGACATTCAACATCACACTACGTTTGCAACTGTGATCCAAATGTTGTCATTCAACACAGATCAACAGGTTTCAAGAGTTTAAATTCTTGGTTCTCTATTTCATTCCTGGCCTACTTTCTCACATATCATTAACCTCATAGTTTACAGTTAGTGATGAGGACAAATATTGTTGTGACAACAGCCATGCTATATCTACTCCCAACAAAAATTTCTACTTTCACCGGCTTGGAATTAAAATGAAACTTTGGATCAACCGACGTCCACAATCAACATTTAGTTTCTGTTACCTAGACAAAAAGATATTGACAGAAAAGCCTCAAATTATAAGGCAGGAAGCACAAGGAACTATGGAAGAAAACACGAAACAAGAGTGGAGTCCAAAAAGATCATTAAGAATTTAATCGCACCACATATCTGATAATCCAAAGCAGCTAATAATTTCCAACTATGCCTGTCATCACCCTGAATGAAATTGTGTATTTACAGTCATTAATGTCATCAGCAGGTTTGGAACCACATTTGAAGAAATTTAGGATGTAAGAGAGACATCCTTCTATAACAACTCATCTACAATTGCTGAAACTATTAAACAGAGAAATATCCTTATATATCTAGTAACAAAAAAACCTCAACTTACTTTTTTAGGTCCTATGAGCCCAATCGTTAAACTTTACCCATCAAAAACTTAACATCATTTAACACACGAAAATATTCATAGAACAAAATAGACTGCTCACCCTGAAGCCCATCTCTGCTCACCCTATTGCTCCCAGTAAGATTGTTACACGGGCTCCCACCAATTATAAGGTCAAACCCACCAAGTGATTTGATCAACTCCTCCAACCTATCAATGCTCAACTTTTGTACATCTGCAACATGGATCAGATTTCCTTTTTGATTTGTTTGGTCCCACCAGCTCTGAAGAATGTTCCTATTAACATTTGAAATCTCTACTGACACAACATTCTTCAGAGGGATTCCAAGCCGATGCAAAGCTACCTCGGCACCCCCAATaccagaaaagagagaaagtacTGAAATACCATGTGGAAACATCTTCTTCAGGACCGAGAGATGGAAAGCAACAGTGTCTACCTGAAACCAATGTACTTCTGATGAGATATTGGAAAATTTTACAAATAGAATGGAGAATGAATAGAAGTTGGAGGAGTACTAACCTGAAATGAATTTCCAAGAGATCTAAATCTCTCAGTCCTACTGGTGCCACCCCCTCGTGTATGGTGCTTAGGGAATCCCATGAGCACCTCTATCTCCTCTGGATCAAGAGGGGCAGCTCTGTTCTTGCCAACCCAAACTAAATTCCACTTTTTACATTCAAAAAGAATGTACTTTTGGGTCTTTGGATGTGGCTCCCCATCCCAACTTTCAAGGGCCTTTTTTATCCTCTCTGTCAGTTTTGCACTGGCAGTGCAAGTGTTTAAACAGTTAAATTTAGTTCTCTTGTCCCATGAAGGCCACCACTTCTTGCTCAATGGAAATGTATCTTGAATTGTAAGTGGTGGAATAGGCTGGAGAGGAAATCTGTTCTGAATGGGAAGGTTGTGAATGTAACCTCTTTTTCTTGCAGCGGCACAGAAATACACCGAGTCAACAAACTCAGGCTGTATGTCATATAAGAAGCGAGATATGGTATCCCAGACACCTTTAGGAGCCAAAGCcacattttcaaaatagaaaaagggaggcCCAATGGCTTCGGAGGGAATTTTCCTATTGAACACAGTCATTTGCATATTTGGGAGTCCGAACCCTTTCATAGGTTTTGGTACACGAACagtttcttcatcttcatgCAGCAAtgatttcttcctttctttataTGATTCTTTTTGCCGCCTCCTCCATGAATCAACTTTTTTTTGCCATCTCTCCTCTGCTTCAAAgagcttcttccttttcttgtctGGAGTAGTGTGAAAATTACTTGACCCTGGctgtaaaaaaaattaacaactGAAGTTAAATTGAGATATGCTTCATATAACTTTAACGTCAATTGCAATAAGCCTTAGCTTCATGATTTTTACAAATCTTTAAATTCCAAGATTGCAAAGAAAGGTACTAGAGTGGTTCACCTTATTTTCATCTAAAATTGGATGTAGTTGAGGATTGTGTATCTTTCCTATTTGTGCAGCAGATATAAAGtccattagttccataattgaGGTATCTGGACCTGAAAACAGTTTGAAACAAGGAATGGCGATTCTATAAGAATAGTGAAGGGGAGAAGATAGATAGCATTTGCAACTGCGATTGACAAAAAAGTAATGAAGATATATTTTGACAGTGAATATCAATtcagaaattttgaaattctgGATTGGGGTCATACACTGCCACCGAAGAATACTTCAAAAATGATGTCAACTAAGCTTGCTTGTGCTCCATATGTCGAGAGTGTTTCAGACAATTCCGAAGCAACCACAACCAACATAGCTAACAATTTCATAATTAACGCTCTATATAtgtaaaatattgaaaaatatatttcttttttcacacgatcaatatcaaaatacaCCTGGAAAGAACTATCAATTGCatggaagaaataaaattaatagaaaCCACCATCTATTGGAATTTTTTACCAATAAAATGTCAGCTGTTAGAATTTATTTGTTTTCCAAGTCAACAAGAAAGAGGGAGGGGGACTTAATCTGGATCTAGTCCAACTTTCATAGGGTCATGTCTTCAAAACTAACTAGCAACCTGAGCTTTATACCATCAACCCAAGCAAGAGCCCCTAATCAGCCATCTGAGTCAAGTTTGCCCCAGTCAGGTCTTTTACCACAATGCTTGTAATGTGTTATAACCACCCACTCCCCCTCCccgaaaaatatataaaataaataaatgaaggtAAAGGTGACATTTGGAACACATGGAGCCCTTTTGGCTGTAAACTAGGCATTTCATAGAAGATTCTATGGTCCCCTAGATTTCTTTGTCAACCTTTGAAGGAAGCATTAGAGGCCCAAACCCATATGAAGAGGATGCCAAAGCAGAGATTTAGTTCACTGCTTGAGAACAACTCagctcaactcaactcaaacttatcccaactaaatggggtcgattacatggatcctttttctcCATTCAGCCCTATTCAAAGCTATAATTATTACTAGTCCCAAgctatgcatatctttcctcaccacttctcctagagtaATTTTAGGCCGACCCTTGGCTTTTATAGCTCcttaaatattaattaaatcattaagCTAAGCAAAATATTAGTTGCAAGGTAACGTGAGTgtcatttttataattttttttttctatttcaaagTAATTTCTTCAGTGTTGTTTTGTTAGATGGAGACTTCTAATTAGTCAATACTGATAAACATGTGCACTAGGTTTTGAACAGAATATATTGTAGGATAATCAAGCATAGGGTTTTACAGTAAGTAAACAAAGAGGTAACAAGTTTAGAATAATAAGAATGTGGTGAACTCATGACAATTCTAACACCAATATCCCACTGCAAAATGAAGAATAACAACCCTTTACATCTAGTGAACTTATAAAATCATCATAATCAAATTTTCAACTATATACAAACCACATTTTTCCAAAGCTGAGGATGCATCATCTATTGGGAAGCCCATATCCATTAACTGCAGGAATTTCTTCTCCCTGTCAGATAAATGCTCTATGGTTTCCTGCTCCCACCCCCCAACCTCAAcgaaagagggggaaaaaaacaaaggaacaaaaaaatgacGTTAGGTtaaccacaaaaccacacagttTTGTAGAAAGCATAAAAATTAGTAATTACTcatagtttcaaaaaaaaaaaaaaaaaaaagagcctaCAACAGTGAAGAGCACAACAGATTCAAGGAGGAACACATTGGAAATACATTTCTCTCTAGCCCCAAGGCACTTTCATGGAGTGAATAGAGAACATTTATTGAATGGCATTttacaacaaactcagccttatcccaactaaatggagtcggctacattgatccaagaaaaaaaaaaaaaatatatatatatatatatatacatagtaaaaagaaaagaacaccaATACAACAACTCAGCAATATCCAacctaaatgggatcggctacacgGATTCTTGcactccaatcagctctatccgaggtcatacttgagtcAAGACCTAAaccatgcatgtctttcctaaTTAGTCCTAGCCactcctaaggtcattttacgCCTGCCCCTAGCTGTTTTAATTATTCAATAGCATTTTACCCATGCATATAATGTCTAGAAGAAATCATGGCCCCCTTAATCCACCAGTGTGTGAAATATTTGCAACAATCTGTTGTCTGTAGTAACTTATGTTTTGACTTTTTACGTAAAATCCATCCACTCGAATCTTACAGTAAAAAAGGAATCATGCAACTATTGCAAGCTCCTAGTAAAGAAAAACAAGTCTTAAGCTGGGCAGAAAGCTATATTAGAACGGTCAGTAATAAGAAAGAAACGAGGAATGAATTCCACCTAGAAACCTAAGCCACAAAATATCGATCCAAAAATGGATAATGGGTGTGGGGATTTAGGCTAAAATGAGCTAGAAAAATCCGGGGTTAATTTTTTCTGGGTCAACTGTTGGGTGTGTATTTCTGTTGTTGAGAGTTTGTCTTCTATTCCGTGGACTGGGTTGTGGAAAATTTGTAGGGTTTACATGGGGTTAAATATGGAAATTTGCctctctttgtttctctttccaTTATTGCGATAGGGATTATTAGGGTTACTGAGAATTCTTTATAAACATAGAGAGGTGTAAGGTTGAGCCGGGCAAAAAGCTATATTTTAGAAGGTTCAATAGAAGGTAAGAATCGAATGAGATCAACCCAAAAACTTAAGCCATAGAACATTGAACTAAAAATAGATAATGAGTGTGGGGATTTAGGCTAAAATGAGGTAGAAAAATGCGGGGGTAATTTTTTGGGTTAATTGTTGGGTTTACGTGTGTCCGTTATTGAGgattgatgtcttgtattatgTGGACTGGGGTGATGGAGAACTCTTAGGATTTACATGGGGATACGTACATAAATTTTTATCTCTTTGTTCTCCTTTCCATTGTTGCAATGGGAGGTTGTTAGAGCTACTGGAAATTCTTTGTAAACACAGAGGTCGGAGGAAGAGAGCTTGTAACCCTTTCTCCATTGCTAGTAAAAACTGCTTTCCTttcattgtgtgattgtttaattgctctttatatttttttttctacatcgTGTAAACAATTTTGTTCAACATCTGCCACATGTACCACACCCATATGGCCATGCCTAGGTCATGTTACATCATGTCAACATGGTTACCACGAGGCTACATGAAGTGTCCATGTAACAGAATAAAAGACATCAGTTTCTGAGCTAATTTTAGTAATATATAATCAATAACTTATTAcgtaataaataatataaataatacACAACTCTTCATGTTCTATGTTAGCCTACTAAGGTATGAGAAATCAGTATCGGGAATGGGATCGGTCAAGGCTGATACGGATCCGGATCGGCCAGGATTGGACAGAAATTCCcctgctttaaaaaaaaaaacgtttttggatTATTTTACCCTTCGTCTGTACCGATCCACCGATAAGGTATTGACCAAGAATTGGGATCGATCAAGGCCAATTCAATTCCGATccgatccgattcctcaaaccatggcgCCTATGTTCTagaataacataaaaaaaactgTCAATTGGATAAAGTAGAATGAAAACAGATTCTATTCCATAGTATTTGATTATTAATGGAGGTAAAAATAACAAGATGAACTACCTCATCTCCAAGACAACTACTTATATCTGATAGTTGGTCAAGATCATCCATTTTGCTTTCTGAAGAATCTGTATCATATGGTATAAGTTCACATTCAGAAGGAGATTTTTCAATCATCTGCAAAGAgtgaaaataatataaatacatctGTTCCATCATTCATTTAAGAATATGAATATTTGAGAGAAAATCAGTTTATCACAATAGTAAAGTCTAAAAAAAAGTAACGAACataatatatatgaaaataaagaaaaattaactCACCGAGTATGTCAGAAGAGTTTCCAGTATAGCATTCGTGTTTCCTTCTCCTGCATTGAGTAAAATGTAGATCTTAGAGACCTCCAATGGTAAATAGCACTTGTTAAATATAAGCAACTGTTTCACCTAACCACTAACCATTCTCCTTGATAGCTTTAACAACCATGTTTTTAGAGAAGCCCATTCCAACAAAATAAGAGAACAAACTGGAGTGAGGACCTGCAGATGTACTTGCCTGCAACAGTTAAAGGAAAGCCACAATAAGCACCATGAACGAGGAGCCTATATTATCATCACCAGGCAAAACACTGACATCGCATGTTGGTTTTTAGCCAAGACATCTTTATAAACAGCAGCCCATAGCATAAAGAGGATTTAacatatttttattctttaaagagggaggggagggggggctGTAGCTTGTTTGTCATAgagatatttttttaattttattgttttgatagGTAAGAAAACTTTattgagaagaaaaatagaacaacaGTAGATATGATACAACAAAGAAAGCCAATGTCCAAGGCCAACAAAAGAGCAGCATAGGGTAAGGCCCAAAATACAAATCAGATCTGGCCATACCAGATTTGGGTTATTCATCGGCCAGACTATTGGCACTCTTCTTTCACTGTTGGAAAGAAATATTTTAGCAAAGATCTCTCTCTGACCCTTACAGTATGATGATGATATCTCCACGTAACTTCATCACTGGACTTCATCCTCTTGATTACCAAGGACAGAAACACCTTCAGTGACCAGATCATTCTCTCCCCTAGATTTTAATAccccctaaacccaaaatgatGACCTCGAGTTACAAATGCCATTGAGAGTAAATATACTAGCAGCTTTGTACTGTCATGATCCAAAATTGTACACACTCTCACACACAACAAGACAAAATTTAGAAAAGCAAATATGTCTGAAAACGCCTCCCCATCAAATGGTTGGAATCTTTACAAAATTAAACATTCTGAAAACACTTCATaagtatacaaacataaaaggagaaacaacaaagaaagacaaaacaaaatttattaaattacaaaagaaatttttaGGAAAATATTACTGATGAAACAAACAAAGCCAGAGGCAACCAAAACGAGAAGCAAAAAATTATCTGTCCATGCCAAGAGGACAACCACACCCCTCATACTCAACATTATTCATAGCAGAAAACTGATTGGACAAAacattactctctctcttttctatttctaataaaaaggcaacaagaaaaaaaaaaaaatatatatatatatatatacacacaagaACCAGTGTTTGACGCCCATCCTCACTGTTCCTGGAACAAATTTCTCAATattatttccaaaaaaaataatattttggtcCATGATACAATTGTCTCCATAGAGCACACCAACCCCATCACATAGTTTAATTCTTTCCTCACTCAATCAGTGCCAAGACATGGTTCCTTCtcatattcaattaaaaaaaaggaaaaaaaattataaacaaaaATTGATTTCTGTGATAATATTTTATCTTCAAACGAACATAGCCTTGGTTGGGTATAAGGTTCACCTCATGAGTATTAAAATTTGAAGATGAATGGAATGGAACAGTGTTAGAGTTGacttcctcttcatcttcacCAATCCATTGGAGACTGTCACTTGATTTACTGCTGTCGTTCCAGTCCTAAAGAAATTTAAACAAAAGATTTAAAGTATAGAAACAAACTCAAACGATGATAACTTTTATTTTCCTAGATTTGC
Protein-coding regions in this window:
- the LOC122057409 gene encoding DNA (cytosine-5)-methyltransferase DRM2-like isoform X1, which codes for MDWNDSSKSSDSLQWIGEDEEEVNSNTVPFHSSSNFNTHEASTSAGPHSSLFSYFVGMGFSKNMVVKAIKENGEGNTNAILETLLTYSMIEKSPSECELIPYDTDSSESKMDDLDQLSDISSCLGDEVGGWEQETIEHLSDREKKFLQLMDMGFPIDDASSALEKCGPDTSIMELMDFISAAQIGKIHNPQLHPILDENKPGSSNFHTTPDKKRKKLFEAEERWQKKVDSWRRRQKESYKERKKSLLHEDEETVRVPKPMKGFGLPNMQMTVFNRKIPSEAIGPPFFYFENVALAPKGVWDTISRFLYDIQPEFVDSVYFCAAARKRGYIHNLPIQNRFPLQPIPPLTIQDTFPLSKKWWPSWDKRTKFNCLNTCTASAKLTERIKKALESWDGEPHPKTQKYILFECKKWNLVWVGKNRAAPLDPEEIEVLMGFPKHHTRGGGTSRTERFRSLGNSFQVDTVAFHLSVLKKMFPHGISVLSLFSGIGGAEVALHRLGIPLKNVVSVEISNVNRNILQSWWDQTNQKGNLIHVADVQKLSIDRLEELIKSLGGFDLIIGGSPCNNLTGSNRVSRDGLQGEQSILFYEYFRVLNDVKFLMGKV
- the LOC122057409 gene encoding DNA (cytosine-5)-methyltransferase DRM2-like isoform X4 gives rise to the protein MDDLDQLSDISSCLGDEETIEHLSDREKKFLQLMDMGFPIDDASSALEKCGPDTSIMELMDFISAAQIGKIHNPQLHPILDENKPGSSNFHTTPDKKRKKLFEAEERWQKKVDSWRRRQKESYKERKKSLLHEDEETVRVPKPMKGFGLPNMQMTVFNRKIPSEAIGPPFFYFENVALAPKGVWDTISRFLYDIQPEFVDSVYFCAAARKRGYIHNLPIQNRFPLQPIPPLTIQDTFPLSKKWWPSWDKRTKFNCLNTCTASAKLTERIKKALESWDGEPHPKTQKYILFECKKWNLVWVGKNRAAPLDPEEIEVLMGFPKHHTRGGGTSRTERFRSLGNSFQVDTVAFHLSVLKKMFPHGISVLSLFSGIGGAEVALHRLGIPLKNVVSVEISNVNRNILQSWWDQTNQKGNLIHVADVQKLSIDRLEELIKSLGGFDLIIGGSPCNNLTGSNRVSRDGLQGEQSILFYEYFRVLNDVKFLMGKV
- the LOC122057409 gene encoding DNA (cytosine-5)-methyltransferase DRM2-like isoform X3, whose product is MDDLDQLSDISSCLGDEVGGWEQETIEHLSDREKKFLQLMDMGFPIDDASSALEKCGPDTSIMELMDFISAAQIGKIHNPQLHPILDENKPGSSNFHTTPDKKRKKLFEAEERWQKKVDSWRRRQKESYKERKKSLLHEDEETVRVPKPMKGFGLPNMQMTVFNRKIPSEAIGPPFFYFENVALAPKGVWDTISRFLYDIQPEFVDSVYFCAAARKRGYIHNLPIQNRFPLQPIPPLTIQDTFPLSKKWWPSWDKRTKFNCLNTCTASAKLTERIKKALESWDGEPHPKTQKYILFECKKWNLVWVGKNRAAPLDPEEIEVLMGFPKHHTRGGGTSRTERFRSLGNSFQVDTVAFHLSVLKKMFPHGISVLSLFSGIGGAEVALHRLGIPLKNVVSVEISNVNRNILQSWWDQTNQKGNLIHVADVQKLSIDRLEELIKSLGGFDLIIGGSPCNNLTGSNRVSRDGLQGEQSILFYEYFRVLNDVKFLMGKV
- the LOC122057409 gene encoding DNA (cytosine-5)-methyltransferase DRM2-like isoform X2 — translated: MDWNDSSKSSDSLQWIGEDEEEVNSNTVPFHSSSNFNTHEASTSAGPHSSLFSYFVGMGFSKNMVVKAIKENGEGNTNAILETLLTYSMIEKSPSECELIPYDTDSSESKMDDLDQLSDISSCLGDEETIEHLSDREKKFLQLMDMGFPIDDASSALEKCGPDTSIMELMDFISAAQIGKIHNPQLHPILDENKPGSSNFHTTPDKKRKKLFEAEERWQKKVDSWRRRQKESYKERKKSLLHEDEETVRVPKPMKGFGLPNMQMTVFNRKIPSEAIGPPFFYFENVALAPKGVWDTISRFLYDIQPEFVDSVYFCAAARKRGYIHNLPIQNRFPLQPIPPLTIQDTFPLSKKWWPSWDKRTKFNCLNTCTASAKLTERIKKALESWDGEPHPKTQKYILFECKKWNLVWVGKNRAAPLDPEEIEVLMGFPKHHTRGGGTSRTERFRSLGNSFQVDTVAFHLSVLKKMFPHGISVLSLFSGIGGAEVALHRLGIPLKNVVSVEISNVNRNILQSWWDQTNQKGNLIHVADVQKLSIDRLEELIKSLGGFDLIIGGSPCNNLTGSNRVSRDGLQGEQSILFYEYFRVLNDVKFLMGKV